GATATCAttgtgaattaattttttttttatttttttttatagataataagaaattttattccgagtaaataggcatagcccaaatacACAGGATGCATACAAGTGAGTACACCTAAATACATGCTAAagcaaaacataactaaaataaaacattacagACGTCCCCTTCCCTTGCAAGATTCTTCACCCAAAAACTtagtgctaaagaaaaaatccctaaactCCCCCATAGAATGTTCAGAATCTTCAAAAAACCTCCCATTTCTTTCTAGCCATAAGcaccaaaacaaacataatGGAATCATCCTCCATAATGCTATACTGCATCTACATCCCATTGAACCTCGCCAGCTAGCCAAAAAGTCCACCACATgcataggcatcacccaagcaatgcctaTCCTTgctaaatctcattccacaataTTGTTGCCACCTCGcagtgaagaaaaagatggttaacagattcaccatccttcTTACACATAAAACACCAATCAACCACAAATAAACctctcttcctcaaattatcatgGTTAATATTTTCCTGAGAGACACCAGCCAACAGAAAAAATGCAACCTTGCTAGGCACCTTTGCCCTCCAAATACATTTCCAGGGATAGTCTTTAACTCCCTGACATTAATGCCTTACAAAAAGATGTTACAGTAAATCTGGAATTATTTGAATGCAACAACAACAGGCTCTCCTCTCTATTCTGAtcaattttcatatcatataatcttcCTAAAAAGTCCGATACCTCACCCACTTCCCAGTCCTGCACATTTCTGTTGAAATCCACATTCCACTGAAGCATGTTATTAGAAATCTTATAAGACTCAGCCACTGCAGCCCTTTTATCTCTAGCAATCCTAAATAAATTAGGATAAATGTACTTGAGAGCTGAATCCCCACACCGAGtatcatgccaaaaataaatatttgcccCATCCCCcactttaaattttatgttttaatgaaATCCCCCCATGCCAAACGGATGGACTTCCACAAACCCACCCAATACACCCCCTTAACTTCATTTGTGCATCAGCTCCCCCACATCCTCCCATAATATTCAATATCCACAATTTGTTTCCATAATGCATTACTCTCAAAAAGAtacctccaaagccatttcccgAGAAAAGCTTTATTGAAAGGTTTTAAATTTCTCACACCCAAACCTCCACATGAAACCGATTGACAAACCTTATTCCAACTCAccaaattaaattttctttcctCCCCATAACCATCTcacaagaaattttgaaaaatcctatatatatattttttgcaatCCCCGTGggtaaaggaaaaagtgaaagGAAGTATGTCGAGAGATTAGACAAAGTACTCTTAATCAATGTAACTCTTCCCCCttttgataaatagattttttttccaACCAGCTAGCCGCCTCTCAATTTTCTCAATGACCCCATCCCATATAGAAAGTGATTTATGAGGAGCACCCAAAGAAAATTTTCCCAATTTTCTCATTTTGAATTATCTACAATTACAGATTCGCTATGCTCATTTAATAGAACAATCCAAAATCCCTGCAAGAGTTGAGCATGAAATGTTTAACCAAGTGAAAATAATCTTCTGCCCACATAAGCAGAAGACGATGATTCAATACCGTGTACTTTGTCTCCGGCTTCCCCCAACCACTGCGTTCAGGTCTTGACCTTCCCAGTGTGTGCGCACCAGATAATGCAACTATTTCCtgcacataaaacatctcacAGGTAAGCATCACATGCATAGAGAGGTAATACCAGAAAACCAAGCATACAGAACCATGAAAATTACCTTGTCACTTAACCCCATTCTGTAGAAAACTTCTCGTAAATGATCAGCAGGTGAAGGGGGACCAGCATCTAATCATCAGATGATATTCCAAAATAAGGTTGTAAGAATTGAAGAAAAGTGGATGGACAAGCAGCATTAGATAATTAAGAAagttagggaaaaaaaaaaaaaaacagagagaaagaaaccaaaaaaggcTAACCAAAGAAAGCTAATCTAGAAAACATTTTTGTGACCAAAGAACCAAAGCAACAAGGTATCTAAGCAtacaatagagacaacattgaataACAGATTATATGCTTACTTTTCTTAGCAACAGGAAGTTCTATTGCACTTAAAAATCCATTGACAAGGAAAGAAGATCTCAACAGTGCATGCTTCTTTCATAACTAGTACACCAAAGGAAACTGGAGCCAAAAACATGATGAAGTTTTGGCAGATAGTTTGGTGGTAAACATGTGCAGTTTTTTGGTGAAGGTTCTAGCTAATACATTAAAAACTGTGTTGGgagtctaatttatttattggcaGAGttgaatttgaaaagaaatggagGAGATGATTAATAACTTTCATTTTCACCATTAGATTCTCAATTCTGGTAAATGGACCCACACTAACCTTTTTAATAGCTCTAGGGAGTTGAGACAGAGGACCCATTACCTTCTGTCATTTGTTCCAGTAACAGAGAACCTTAGTTGGAAGCTTTTGAGAGCTTTAACGGATGGTAATCTGTCTGTCAGGTGGGAAGGGGTGcattaaaattttatcatctcCTGTTCACAGACTATGCCACCCTGTTTCGTGATGCTACAACTGAAAATCTGGAATGCAtttggttttttcttctttacattGAGGCCATTTCTGGTTTAAAACTTAATTTTGGAAACAATAAATTAGTCCCAGCTTTGGAAATTGAAGAAGTGGAGGGGCTCGCATCATTTTTATGCAATAAAGAGGGATCATTACCTATGAGCTAACTTAGTTTGCCCTTGGGAACTGGGATCTTCATTAATAATTCTACCGTGTGAAtcttagaaaagaaagaatagatTGCCAGGATGGGAGAAATTTTTCTTAACTAAAGGTGAAAGGATCATGCTTCTTATGACTACTGGTGTGGCTAACAAGAGTTTCTGTAGCAGGATTTTCATGGGGTGGGATAATTAATGAGGAATTTAAGTCTCATTTAGTGGAATGGAATATGGCATGTTCCCCATCTGAAGCACAAGATGCTAAAGGGCAAGAAAAATTCAGCACTTTTAACCATGCCCTATTGGGTTAATTGTTATGGCGGTTGGTGAGGTGGAAGATCATTTTGTGTTACGTTATAGGTGAAATATATAGAGGCATGGGACAAGTATTCTAAGGTGGTACAGACATCTCAAGGTTGGTCTATGGAGGAGCACAAGGCCTGGCTGTGACAGATTCTCTCATTTTACTTCTTTCAGGGCTGGAGATGATGGAGGTTTTCATTTTTGAACGATGTACAGTGTGTGAACTAGATTGAATAGATGCATTCACTAGTTTGTTTGTATGGTCCTCTTACCAGGAAGCCTCCCTTCTTCTGGGCAATCTGTAGGTGCTGTGACATCCACTCTTCCGTACTTCATAGGGATTTTGGGGCCCCCGGCTTCCTGAAATTTCCGAAGCACTTGTAGTTAGTAGAATCTTGTAAATTGTAAGTTCCGATCATAACAATTTCTAGAGTAAGGAGAACCTCAATTGCAGTAGCACTGGCCAACTGAAACAAGTCTGCATATGTCACACCAGGGTACTTATCTTTGATAGGCTGAATAAGCTTCAATGCATTTACGAGACCTGAAAATGCAAGCTCATAAGACTATATCACCATCAACCAAACTTAATAACAGCCAATGTTGAACCATACCTGCATTAGCTGCATGTTTAAGCTCAGGCTCGAATCTCAAACTCCCATTAGCTCCACCTCTTTGTGGCCATTCCTGAATGTTTTTGTTGTAAGTACCAGCATCATGCCAACCCAAGCGAACCTGTTTTCATACAAATAAGTCAGGTAGATAGAGAGGGAAGGGGGAGAGAAAAAGTTTCAATgaaaatttaaatccaactataAATGCAATTGAATTTTGGATTAAGACATCATCTTTGCAACCGTTCTGCGAAGGtactcataaaaaagaaaaaagcatttTGCGAAGGTGAAAAACGCAAGAGAACCCTGAGTTCTACAACATACGGAGGCACACAATGACATCGTTCAACTCCAATACCCAATGCATTTGATCGAAAGAGTAAGTATTAAAACATAGGGACTTAGATTGAAATTCATCGGTTAAAAAAGATACCAGAATAGGATGGCAAAAGCTGGTCTTGAGGATCGCTTTAATATCCTCTCTGGCACCCTTCAACTGGTCGGGATCGGGGGCCACGCATTTCGGAGTAACCGCGGCGCTCAGACCTCTCTCTGATACGAGAGGCACCGGCAATCGCTTCTAAAAAGTTTAATTCAAAGAGACAAAATTTTAAGAGACGAATAAAAcgcaaagaaaaacaaacaaacagagcaagagaaagagaaagacaAGGGACCTTGCTGTTGAGAAAGAGATGGGAGACGGGAGGAGAGGATCTGAGGAATCTGAGAGAGGCGAGAGtagtggaagaagaagaagaagagaaagagagtCTGGTTGAAGGGGCAGCGGCGGAGGTGCCGGGGACAATGAGAGAAGAGGTGGCGGCGTGGGTGCCGAAGGAGGAAACCATGGCGGGTGGTGACAGTGTCAGTGCCAGACGCTCTGCCATTAGCTGCCTCGATCTCctaatccttttttttatttttttcaaattttgtttgttTCGGAGGTTTGGTGGACTCTAGCCCCGCTAACACAAAGCACGTATCCACTGCGTGCTCGTGTCCCTATCTTATCCCGAAGAGCCACCTAATCCTTTTATtattgtgatttaaaaaaagaaaaagaaaactattaGCATCGCGATCTGCGCAATGAcgtctattatattttaacttaattaacGTTaggaataattttaaaacagaaattatatttataataactaAGTAAGTAaatgttaaataatattttttaaaaaaattgaataattaaataattttttaatagtaaattttatttttttttaaaaaaaattatactgtatttaaatatttctcgattataaatatcatttctttttttaaaaaataaaataaaatttattattaacaaaaggtaaattttttatgtaaaatatatatttatttattttttaataaataatattagataaaatTCTAAGAACTGTAAATCTCATGCACCCGATTGAAAAAGAgtgttataatttattaaaaaaataattttttatgtaaattacatatttattttttcattctttttaaaaatgtataaaagatttatatactctaaaattataaatattattatttttttttaaaaagtacatAGAGTtgtctattttaaaaatataaatataatttctcttttaatttcttttttaacttttttcaaacGTACCGTTTCATTTAACAATCACGTGAATTTTATGAGTAAGGGGTGTACGAAATCGTCTAGTTTAGCTTGATATCTTATTGtgtatgagaaatgatattatactTAGGTAGTTTATGTGtacttcttttaaataaaaatgtataaatctgaaatttatataataaaattaactttttaataactatttctacttatttttttaataaaaaaatacgtaaagataagactatatattagattaccGATTATGTGTAGCCAAGTCAGCTtttgtgtgatgacccgcttttacgtgtattttcactgaagggttgtttttaatttaattaatatattggtttatttattttaaattaatgtatttgaattggtttttaatttatttgatgttgtgtttattttatttaatcgttttacggtttttaaaatcgttttcggcggatcagttttggtttccggagtgaggattggacctcatttcttttcttctctctttttctttttccctttttcctttttctttttcttttttttccttcttttctttctttttcttcttcttttcccggttcctctctctctccccgtgcgttttctcccattttatccatcccgtcgctgcccctttgaccggccggttctccgccgtccggccaccgtttgatgcaccgtcaccaccgttctcttccccttccaccatagatcatccccaccaattttcagagccatcggaccagccgtttgctttcgagagccgccggaagtcgctgcacctgccctgtttttgcccctgtcgccggaactgttttctgcccagaccgccgccgtccggccaccgtttggcccgCCGCCGGtcccgttcgaaccccctccctccggcgcaccttcccaccaaatatctcccccatccggccagccgttagccacctagagccatttctttccccacggtttttggctcgatccgccgccgtcgctccacctccggccaccatttcttcaccacttcatcaccgactccttgccgtcctaacccacctatttccagcctccaacgaccaccggaacagctcctacgagcttgttttccgatttgagttttccggcctatttccggcgttttcgccgccacccacggccaaccaccacttccaatagcttcacaatcatccctaaaccattccctatcaatcctaagccctggtttgtccccgttcaaaaatgggtaatttattacccacggacacagtgtaaattacactgttacgttgcttttcctccgccgtttgcaacgccgcgagctttctaaaaataccgtatagcgctgtaagtattttccaaaccctatttacagatttaaatatatattgctcattcaataaatatttgttgttggttgttgattccggactgagtccgaggagtttcgggggtcggatggatagaggacggagttgtctgtttatttgatttatgattgttggattattttattatgcattgatatggcatttcatggtgcatgcacatgtgtttgtgggatttgtgtgaaaagcctgtgtattggcgtgagtggttttacgggtgcgtgtgtatcacgagcc
This is a stretch of genomic DNA from Carya illinoinensis cultivar Pawnee chromosome 15, C.illinoinensisPawnee_v1, whole genome shotgun sequence. It encodes these proteins:
- the LOC122296386 gene encoding probable L-ascorbate peroxidase 6, chloroplastic/mitochondrial isoform X1; this encodes MAERLALTLSPPAMVSSFGTHAATSSLIVPGTSAAAPSTRLSFSSSSSSTTLASLRFLRSSPPVSHLFLNSKKRLPVPLVSERGLSAAVTPKCVAPDPDQLKGAREDIKAILKTSFCHPILVRLGWHDAGTYNKNIQEWPQRGGANGSLRFEPELKHAANAGLVNALKLIQPIKDKYPGVTYADLFQLASATAIEEAGGPKIPMKYGRVDVTAPTDCPEEGRLPDAGPPSPADHLREVFYRMGLSDKEIVALSGAHTLGRSRPERSGWGKPETKYTKDGPGAPGGQSWTVQWLKFDNSYFKDIKQRRDEDLLVLPTDAVLFEDPSFKVYAEKYAEDQEAFFKDYAEAHAKLSNLGAKFDPPEGIVINDGSPESAPEKFVAAKYSSGKRELSQPMKEKIRAEYEAFGGSPDKPLPTNYFLNIIIVIAVLAVLSSLVVN
- the LOC122296386 gene encoding probable L-ascorbate peroxidase 6, chloroplastic/mitochondrial isoform X2, which gives rise to MAERLALTLSPPAMVSSFGTHAATSSLIVPGTSAAAPSTRLSFSSSSSSTTLASLRFLRSSPPVSHLFLNSKKRLPVPLVSERGLSAAVTPKCVAPDPDQLKGAREDIKAILKTSFCHPILVRLGWHDAGTYNKNIQEWPQRGGANGSLRFEPELKHAANAGLVNALKLIQPIKDKYPGVTYADLFQLASATAIEEAGGPKIPMKYGRVDVTAPTDCPEEGRLPDAGPPSPADHLREVFYRMGLSDKEIVALSGAHTLGRSRPERSGWGKPETKYTKDGPGAPGGQSWTVQWLKFDNSYFKDIKQRRDEDLLVLPTDAVLFEDPSFKVYAEKYAEDQEAFFKDYAEAHAKLSNLGAKFDPPEGIVINDGSPESAPEKFVAAKYSSGKD